From the genome of Spirosomataceae bacterium TFI 002, one region includes:
- a CDS encoding Zinc carboxypeptidase — translation MKAILNSYEEYKESKLTHRRFKHKDIERLILNKKLDKSQIGESFEGRPIYQVRYGNGPIKVLLWSQMHGNEATATMALFDIFNFLESESEHDFKNSLAQKLTLYFVPMINPDGAERFQRRTAQQVDMNRDALDRVCPESKLLVKLQNDIKPDFSFNLHDQDVKYAAGFTPNQAAITFLATAYNQDRSWNENRTKAAQLIVAMNEYLQNNIPNRVGRFSDEFEPRAFGDNIQKWGSSLILIESGGNGNDREKMGLRKFNFQIILFAFQAIVTESYLDKTIEAYQSIPENTRCLFDLLIRNVELENGEKVAIGINLTENNNQKATKYSLSSVIEDLGDLSTYWGIQEYDAKGMKAEKFEQFPELVKVPKKYAKGVQFGDKAYFVLTQNGKPHKLVLDGILQDI, via the coding sequence ATGAAAGCAATCCTGAATTCGTACGAAGAATATAAAGAATCGAAACTTACACATCGTAGGTTCAAGCATAAGGATATTGAGAGGTTGATTCTTAATAAAAAGCTTGATAAAAGCCAAATTGGGGAGTCATTCGAAGGAAGACCTATTTATCAGGTGAGGTATGGAAACGGGCCAATAAAAGTATTGCTTTGGTCTCAAATGCATGGGAATGAGGCAACGGCAACGATGGCCTTGTTTGATATTTTTAACTTTTTGGAAAGCGAAAGCGAGCATGATTTTAAAAATTCATTAGCTCAAAAGCTCACTCTCTATTTTGTCCCAATGATAAACCCAGATGGAGCAGAGAGATTCCAAAGAAGAACAGCTCAGCAAGTTGATATGAATAGGGATGCACTTGATCGAGTATGTCCAGAATCAAAGTTGTTGGTGAAACTTCAAAACGATATCAAACCAGACTTCTCATTCAACCTTCATGACCAAGACGTAAAATATGCTGCAGGATTTACACCCAATCAGGCAGCAATAACTTTCTTAGCTACGGCGTATAATCAAGATCGTTCTTGGAACGAAAATCGTACAAAAGCGGCTCAGTTGATAGTCGCAATGAATGAGTATTTGCAAAACAACATACCCAACAGAGTAGGGAGGTTTTCAGACGAATTTGAGCCGAGAGCATTTGGTGATAACATTCAGAAATGGGGAAGTAGCCTTATCTTGATTGAGTCGGGTGGTAACGGAAATGATCGTGAGAAAATGGGACTACGGAAGTTCAATTTTCAAATTATCTTATTTGCTTTTCAAGCTATCGTAACTGAAAGTTATTTGGATAAAACCATTGAAGCTTATCAGTCTATTCCCGAAAATACTCGCTGCCTTTTTGATCTTTTGATCCGAAATGTAGAACTTGAAAATGGAGAAAAGGTAGCAATTGGGATTAATTTAACAGAAAATAACAATCAAAAAGCAACGAAATACAGTTTAAGTAGCGTTATTGAAGACTTGGGGGACCTTTCTACTTACTGGGGAATCCAAGAATACGATGCTAAGGGAATGAAAGCAGAAAAGTTTGAGCAATTTCCTGAGCTTGTAAAAGTGCCAAAAAAATATGCAAAAGGAGTTCAGTTTGGTGATAAAGCCTATTTCGTTCTTACTCAAAACGGTAAGCCGCACAAGCTCGTACTCGATGGTATCCTTCAGGATATTTAA
- a CDS encoding cell division protein FtsI (penicillin-binding protein 3), whose protein sequence is MRQKKVGIKGQIKGRSKWVMGFLICLGLVILGRIFKLQTGEQSFVESGEKTLIKERSVPAMRGNIYANDGKSLLATSVPIYKAGLDPLQANDELFKESVDSLSYLLSKFFKDRSKASYKDLMVQARNTKKRRYVGIGDRKISHEEKEIIETFPLFREGKHKGGGKFDREENRFMPFNSMAMRSVGKLDAKTKRKGLFGIEYSFNNYLAGKDGKGEFERLPGGYWLPVESGNEQQAVPGNDVVTTIDVNFQDIVESTLRNQVIATNANYGTAIVMEIATGEVRAIANLTRRQRGDNIHYLEDENHAVLGRTDPGSTFKLATMLALLEEGSLKPTDFAVDCRGILRHNSNANFTCSHEHGNLTVQQVFEQSCNIGVYELVRRVFGFKSYDKYLEYLEDFKLNQPVGFQLKGEKKPYIKTSKDKTYSNTTFPWMSIGYEMSISPLQMLTFYNAVANDGYWIQPIIVKEIRDTDETITTFSANKMSSRFCSKQSINFAQAMLSGVTERGTAKGISKGYCTVAGKTGTAQKRKNGVYQKGKYYTSFIGYFPADNPKYSCLVVIDQPRGDLQYAGDVCAPVFRKIADRIFAYDVEIHPSKKLSSKTKMLANQQKAGHTNDLMEIAEKFQIETEEQPKGEFSRLASKNNKPFWQELNEKTKLPNVNGLVLRDALPLLENKGYRVKHSGYGKVVSMEEENGFVVLVLN, encoded by the coding sequence ATGCGACAGAAAAAAGTTGGAATAAAAGGCCAGATCAAAGGTAGGTCAAAATGGGTAATGGGTTTTCTCATTTGTCTTGGACTAGTAATTTTGGGGCGTATTTTTAAACTCCAAACAGGAGAGCAAAGCTTTGTAGAAAGTGGAGAAAAAACACTTATAAAAGAACGCTCTGTACCCGCTATGCGAGGTAATATTTATGCCAATGATGGCAAAAGTTTACTCGCAACATCAGTACCTATATATAAGGCGGGACTTGATCCATTACAAGCCAATGATGAATTGTTCAAGGAGAGTGTAGACTCGTTGAGTTATTTACTTTCCAAGTTTTTCAAAGATAGGAGTAAGGCGTCTTATAAAGACCTAATGGTTCAGGCTCGCAACACCAAGAAAAGAAGGTATGTTGGCATAGGCGACAGGAAAATATCTCACGAAGAGAAAGAGATTATAGAGACTTTCCCTCTTTTTCGAGAAGGAAAGCATAAAGGTGGAGGTAAATTTGATCGGGAAGAAAATAGATTCATGCCATTTAACTCAATGGCCATGCGATCAGTGGGTAAGCTGGATGCTAAAACTAAAAGAAAAGGCCTATTTGGCATAGAATATAGTTTCAATAATTACTTAGCAGGTAAAGATGGGAAAGGCGAGTTTGAAAGGTTACCTGGTGGCTATTGGTTGCCAGTGGAGTCTGGGAATGAGCAACAAGCGGTACCTGGAAATGACGTAGTGACAACCATTGATGTTAATTTTCAGGATATTGTGGAAAGTACATTAAGAAACCAAGTGATAGCCACCAATGCTAACTACGGAACAGCCATCGTAATGGAGATTGCTACTGGAGAAGTGAGAGCCATTGCAAACTTGACTAGGAGACAGCGAGGAGATAATATTCATTATTTGGAAGACGAGAACCACGCGGTTTTGGGTAGAACAGATCCAGGTAGTACTTTCAAGCTTGCAACGATGTTAGCACTTTTGGAAGAGGGTAGCCTAAAACCAACAGATTTTGCGGTAGACTGTAGAGGAATATTAAGACACAATAGCAATGCAAATTTCACTTGCTCTCACGAGCATGGTAATTTGACGGTACAGCAGGTTTTTGAGCAATCATGTAATATTGGCGTATATGAATTGGTAAGAAGGGTATTTGGTTTCAAGTCGTATGATAAGTATTTGGAATACTTAGAAGACTTTAAGCTTAATCAACCTGTTGGTTTTCAGTTGAAGGGAGAGAAAAAACCTTACATTAAAACGAGCAAGGATAAAACATACAGTAACACTACCTTTCCTTGGATGAGTATTGGTTATGAAATGAGTATTTCGCCCTTACAAATGCTTACTTTTTACAATGCTGTTGCCAATGATGGATATTGGATACAGCCCATTATTGTGAAAGAAATAAGAGATACGGACGAAACGATTACGACGTTTTCGGCAAATAAAATGAGCAGTAGATTTTGCTCTAAACAAAGCATAAACTTTGCTCAAGCTATGTTATCAGGAGTAACTGAGCGAGGAACTGCCAAAGGAATAAGTAAAGGATACTGTACAGTAGCGGGAAAAACGGGAACGGCTCAGAAAAGGAAAAATGGTGTCTACCAAAAAGGCAAATACTATACTTCGTTTATAGGCTATTTCCCGGCAGATAACCCTAAGTACTCATGCTTGGTTGTGATTGATCAACCGCGAGGTGACCTGCAATATGCCGGCGATGTGTGTGCACCAGTTTTTCGCAAAATTGCTGATAGGATTTTTGCATACGATGTAGAAATTCACCCATCAAAGAAGCTTTCTTCAAAAACAAAAATGCTCGCAAACCAACAAAAGGCAGGACATACAAATGACTTAATGGAGATTGCCGAAAAGTTTCAAATTGAAACAGAAGAACAACCAAAGGGTGAGTTTAGTCGATTAGCCTCAAAGAACAACAAACCCTTTTGGCAAGAGCTAAATGAAAAGACAAAGTTGCCAAATGTAAATGGCCTCGTATTGAGAGACGCTTTGCCATTGCTAGAAAATAAAGGATACAGAGTCAAGCACAGCGGTTATGGAAAAGTAGTTTCCATGGAAGAAGAGAACGGTTTCGTTGTTTTGGTTTTAAACTAA
- a CDS encoding 16S rRNA (cytosine1402-N4)-methyltransferase → MENYEYHRPVMLQECLDGLNIKPDGIYVDVTFGGGGHSRAILEKLTTGRLFGFDQDEDAKKNAEQITHPGFTLVQANFRYLKKFLRVYGVKKVDGILADLGVSSHQIDTPERGFSTRFDADLDMRMNQKGDITARKIINNYSEKELHKILGMYGEIKNARTAASEIVRARSGSEIKTIEELKKALEPCTPRHKEFKYWAQVFQALRIEVNEEMAVLEEFLLQTPEILNENGRLVVMSYHSLEDRMVKNFIRSGKVEGEIEKDFYGNIIKPLVGVTRKPIEASDMEKAENPRARSSKLRIAEKQSE, encoded by the coding sequence ATGGAAAACTACGAATACCACCGCCCTGTCATGCTTCAAGAGTGTTTAGACGGGCTAAATATCAAACCAGATGGAATCTATGTCGATGTCACTTTCGGTGGAGGGGGTCACAGTAGGGCTATTTTAGAAAAATTAACAACAGGTAGGCTGTTTGGTTTTGATCAAGATGAAGACGCCAAGAAAAATGCAGAGCAAATAACTCACCCAGGTTTTACTCTTGTACAGGCCAACTTTAGGTATCTCAAAAAGTTTTTAAGAGTTTATGGGGTTAAAAAGGTAGACGGAATTCTTGCAGACTTAGGCGTTTCTTCTCACCAAATTGACACACCAGAGCGGGGATTTTCTACTCGTTTTGATGCAGATTTGGACATGAGAATGAACCAAAAAGGAGACATCACTGCTCGCAAAATTATCAATAATTATAGCGAAAAAGAGCTTCATAAAATACTAGGGATGTACGGTGAAATAAAAAACGCTCGTACTGCGGCAAGTGAGATTGTAAGAGCTCGAAGCGGATCAGAAATCAAAACAATTGAAGAACTTAAAAAGGCTCTAGAGCCATGTACTCCAAGACACAAAGAATTCAAATATTGGGCTCAGGTTTTTCAAGCTTTAAGAATAGAAGTCAATGAGGAAATGGCGGTTTTAGAAGAGTTTTTGCTTCAAACACCAGAGATATTGAATGAAAACGGCAGATTGGTAGTGATGTCATACCATTCTTTAGAGGATAGAATGGTCAAGAATTTTATTAGAAGTGGTAAGGTTGAGGGTGAAATAGAGAAAGATTTTTATGGCAATATTATCAAGCCACTTGTTGGTGTAACTAGAAAACCTATAGAAGCTAGTGATATGGAAAAGGCCGAAAATCCTCGTGCACGAAGCTCAAAACTTCGTATTGCGGAGAAACAAAGTGAATGA